One Cellulosimicrobium protaetiae genomic region harbors:
- a CDS encoding purple acid phosphatase family protein: protein MNPQTSRLPGALTRAAASALAVSLVGTVLVAATATPTAAADESLLSTSGTTWRYLDDNTNPAAGSADQQVWTTTAFDDSAWKSATGAFGAKRGAATGIGAAFPITTLLTQYIEGTTTDVPTFFFRTDVELTAADLDGVPAFEGEIVYDDAAIVYVNGEEVVRLGDDGREITENLQYHGNGRTDPVTGTFVVPSDAFVPGENTISVALYQDAPTSSDIYLDVRSLVPTHGEVRDVALNVGADETQANVAWFSTLPGAGEVRWARADEAGGEVDWQAAATSSSRNGTAADGATYHHATIAGLEEDTAYVYRVGSATTGWSEPTTFTTGTFGDEFSALFIGDAQIGASGNAANDATRWAENLDSMTARHPDTAFLISAGDQVEHAGSTQQYTGFLAPRQMRELRFAVQDGNHDTASALYDQHYAMPNLSAEQRRDYWYAYNNVLVVAIDSNDSSTEQIAGHEAFLRDVVGTHGDAYDWVVVTFHHSLYSQAFHSRDTDVVRMRDALSPVFSDLGVDLVLAGHDHIYTRSYLMEGTTPVVPAEAPAEGDVLTPDEDQVLYLTGNSSSGSKFYDFDGAKPWTARWEQSREASYSDLDVTPTSLTVTTYATGSQRVVDQVTLQRADASGPALDVETSARCLAGTAYVAVRATNTGDVPADVTLTTPFGARTVAAVAPGKAAYQSFSARSAAAEAGSVTVTGTLPDGGASSAQDVAYPAVACG, encoded by the coding sequence ATGAACCCGCAGACCTCCCGGCTGCCCGGCGCGCTGACGCGCGCGGCGGCCTCGGCGCTCGCCGTCTCCCTCGTGGGGACGGTGCTCGTCGCCGCGACCGCGACGCCGACGGCCGCCGCCGACGAGTCCCTCCTCTCGACGTCCGGCACGACCTGGCGCTACCTCGACGACAACACGAACCCCGCGGCCGGCTCCGCGGACCAGCAGGTGTGGACGACCACGGCGTTCGACGACTCCGCCTGGAAGTCCGCGACCGGCGCGTTCGGCGCCAAGCGCGGCGCCGCGACGGGGATCGGCGCCGCGTTCCCGATCACCACGCTCCTCACCCAGTACATCGAGGGCACGACGACGGACGTCCCCACGTTCTTCTTCCGCACCGACGTGGAGCTCACCGCGGCGGACCTCGACGGCGTCCCCGCGTTCGAGGGCGAGATCGTCTACGACGACGCCGCGATCGTCTACGTGAACGGCGAGGAGGTCGTGCGCCTCGGCGACGACGGCCGCGAGATCACCGAGAACCTCCAGTACCACGGCAACGGCCGCACCGACCCGGTGACGGGCACGTTCGTCGTCCCGTCCGACGCGTTCGTGCCGGGCGAGAACACGATCTCCGTCGCGCTCTACCAGGACGCGCCCACGAGCTCGGACATCTACCTCGACGTCCGCTCGCTCGTCCCGACCCACGGCGAGGTGCGCGACGTCGCCCTCAACGTCGGCGCGGACGAGACGCAGGCGAACGTCGCGTGGTTCTCGACCCTGCCCGGCGCGGGCGAGGTCCGGTGGGCCCGTGCCGACGAGGCGGGCGGCGAGGTCGACTGGCAGGCCGCCGCGACGTCGTCGTCCCGGAACGGCACCGCTGCGGACGGCGCGACGTACCACCACGCGACCATCGCCGGTCTCGAGGAGGACACCGCGTACGTGTACCGCGTGGGCAGCGCGACGACCGGCTGGTCCGAGCCGACGACGTTCACCACGGGCACGTTCGGCGACGAGTTCAGCGCGCTGTTCATCGGCGACGCGCAGATCGGCGCGAGCGGCAACGCCGCGAACGACGCCACCCGCTGGGCCGAGAACCTCGACAGCATGACCGCGCGGCACCCCGACACGGCGTTCCTCATCTCCGCCGGGGACCAGGTGGAGCACGCGGGCAGCACCCAGCAGTACACCGGCTTCCTCGCGCCGCGCCAGATGCGCGAGCTGCGCTTCGCCGTCCAGGACGGCAACCACGACACCGCGTCCGCGCTCTACGACCAGCACTACGCGATGCCGAACCTCTCGGCCGAGCAGCGCCGCGACTACTGGTACGCGTACAACAACGTGCTCGTCGTCGCGATCGACTCGAACGACTCGTCGACCGAGCAGATCGCCGGGCACGAGGCGTTCCTGCGCGACGTGGTCGGCACGCACGGCGACGCGTACGACTGGGTCGTCGTGACGTTCCACCACTCGCTCTACAGCCAGGCGTTCCACTCGCGCGACACCGACGTGGTGCGGATGCGCGACGCGCTGTCGCCCGTCTTCAGCGACCTCGGCGTCGACCTCGTGCTCGCGGGCCACGACCACATCTACACGCGCTCGTACCTCATGGAGGGCACGACGCCCGTCGTCCCCGCCGAGGCGCCCGCCGAGGGTGACGTCCTGACCCCCGACGAGGACCAGGTCCTCTACCTCACGGGCAACTCGTCGTCGGGCTCGAAGTTCTACGACTTCGACGGCGCGAAGCCGTGGACGGCCCGCTGGGAGCAGTCGCGCGAGGCGAGCTACTCCGACCTCGACGTCACGCCGACGTCGCTCACGGTCACGACCTACGCGACCGGGTCGCAGCGCGTCGTCGACCAGGTGACGCTCCAGCGGGCGGACGCCTCGGGCCCGGCGCTCGACGTCGAGACCAGCGCGCGCTGCCTCGCCGGCACCGCGTACGTCGCGGTCCGCGCGACGAACACGGGCGACGTCCCGGCGGACGTCACGCTGACGACGCCGTTCGGCGCGCGGACGGTCGCCGCGGTCGCGCCGGGCAAGGCCGCGTACCAGTCGTTCTCGGCGCGGTCGGCGGCTGCCGAGGCGGGGTCCGTCACGGTGACGGGAACCCTGCCCGACGGCGGCGCCTCGTCCGCGCAGGACGTCGCCTACCCGGCGGTCGCCTGCGGCTGA
- a CDS encoding heme-degrading domain-containing protein, whose product MTTTPDDLAALLASVESDERDLVLSTFTHDDAWRLGCLLVELADERDLPVTIDVRKGPQQVFHAAREGTTPDNDSWVQRKVRVVERFGASSYLVGLRARAKGTTFADQHQLPLQEYAAHGGAFPVRVEGVGIVGVVTVSGLAQGDDHALVTEALRSFLGR is encoded by the coding sequence ATGACGACGACGCCCGACGACCTCGCCGCACTCCTCGCCTCCGTCGAGTCGGACGAGCGCGACCTCGTGCTGAGCACGTTCACGCACGACGACGCGTGGCGCCTCGGGTGCCTCCTCGTCGAGCTCGCGGACGAGCGCGACCTGCCCGTGACGATCGACGTCCGCAAGGGTCCGCAGCAGGTGTTCCACGCCGCGCGCGAGGGCACGACGCCGGACAACGACTCCTGGGTCCAGCGCAAGGTGCGGGTCGTCGAGCGGTTCGGGGCGTCGTCGTACCTCGTGGGGCTGCGGGCCCGCGCGAAGGGGACGACGTTCGCCGACCAGCACCAGCTCCCGCTGCAGGAGTACGCCGCCCACGGCGGCGCCTTCCCCGTGCGGGTCGAGGGCGTGGGGATCGTCGGCGTCGTGACCGTGTCGGGTCTCGCCCAGGGCGACGACCACGCGCTCGTCACCGAGGCGCTGCGGTCGTTCCTCGGGCGGTAG
- a CDS encoding exonuclease domain-containing protein, whose protein sequence is MPGFAVVDLETTGFSPRLGDRVAEVAVVLLDDAGQVEDEWCTLVNPERDLGPQHVHGIAAADVALAPTFDRVAPALLRLLAGRVLVAHNAAFDTRFLRAEIGRAGISAAIDPVACLCTQQLAGRYLTGSRALAACCATVGVVHDGVHSALGDARATAGLLGHYLDVAADDECWDVARAAADGVRWSLPATLPDVEPVLRGASRARGHWLAALDEVVPRTPGGRSPDAYVRLLDDALLDRYVSHAERAALVAEARRAGLDRPAVERVHRDYLAALATAEVAARAGTTDRGARDDDATTLRDDPALHEVAGQLGLDADDVAGAVDAALGARLTQETAVGPRPAFVLSDGAEVVLTGSMSRPRETWERDVRAAGLSPWPYVTRRTRLVVAADPDSLSTKARTARRYGIPVVTEAAFAALLATRDTASGRTSGTGVRRWAS, encoded by the coding sequence CTCCCCGCGGCTCGGCGACCGGGTGGCCGAGGTCGCGGTGGTCCTCTTGGACGACGCGGGCCAGGTCGAGGACGAGTGGTGCACCCTGGTCAATCCCGAGCGCGACCTGGGGCCGCAGCACGTGCACGGCATCGCGGCTGCGGACGTCGCGCTCGCCCCGACGTTCGACCGCGTCGCCCCCGCCCTCCTGCGCCTCCTCGCCGGGCGCGTCCTCGTGGCGCACAACGCGGCGTTCGACACGCGGTTCCTGCGCGCGGAGATCGGGCGCGCCGGGATCTCTGCGGCGATCGACCCGGTCGCGTGCCTGTGCACGCAGCAGCTCGCCGGCCGCTACCTCACGGGCTCGCGCGCGCTGGCCGCGTGCTGCGCCACAGTCGGCGTCGTGCACGACGGCGTCCACTCGGCCCTGGGCGACGCCCGCGCCACCGCGGGGCTGCTCGGGCACTACCTCGACGTCGCGGCCGACGACGAGTGCTGGGACGTGGCGCGCGCCGCGGCCGACGGCGTGCGGTGGTCGCTGCCCGCCACGCTCCCCGACGTGGAACCCGTCCTGCGCGGGGCCAGCCGTGCGCGCGGCCACTGGCTCGCCGCGCTCGACGAGGTGGTGCCCCGCACCCCCGGTGGGCGTTCGCCCGACGCGTACGTGCGCCTGCTCGACGACGCCCTCCTCGACCGGTACGTGTCCCACGCCGAGCGGGCGGCGCTCGTCGCCGAGGCACGCCGCGCCGGTCTCGACCGCCCGGCCGTCGAACGGGTGCACCGGGACTATCTCGCCGCCCTCGCGACGGCGGAGGTCGCGGCGCGAGCCGGTACGACCGACCGCGGCGCCCGCGACGACGACGCCACGACCCTGCGCGACGATCCCGCGCTGCACGAGGTCGCCGGTCAGCTCGGCCTCGACGCCGACGACGTCGCGGGTGCCGTCGACGCGGCGCTCGGGGCGCGGCTCACGCAGGAGACGGCGGTCGGGCCGCGTCCGGCGTTCGTGCTCTCGGACGGCGCCGAGGTCGTGCTCACCGGGTCGATGTCCCGCCCGCGCGAGACCTGGGAGCGCGACGTGCGCGCCGCCGGTCTCTCCCCCTGGCCTTACGTGACGCGCCGTACCCGCCTCGTCGTCGCGGCCGACCCGGACTCGCTCTCGACGAAGGCCCGCACCGCCCGCCGCTACGGCATCCCCGTCGTCACCGAGGCGGCCTTCGCGGCCCTGCTCGCCACGCGGGACACCGCGAGCGGGCGCACGTCCGGCACCGGGGTGCGACGCTGGGCGTCATGA
- a CDS encoding OmpA family protein, translating to MRRRRAGLATSAVLVAALVVGAPVAAPATAATDDGTEGFVPGVDPLTLDDLGGPPSREDLDRATKRLDPGTATTFELDGAVTSFEYVEVVEDEVVVTLETDVLFDVDSAELSDAAVARVQEIAAELPDGVTASVLGHTDSVGEDADNLDLSQRRAQAVADAAGVARPDVTFDVQGLGESQLKVDEAGDDVADDRAQNRRVELRYSGTTPGESGIEIEEHELEPVTALYEPGDGPRADLVEDAETVVETTVVVPNDEGRVEEVRVAVEPIVVRGSVMRLRVQLTPLGPVDGEADRITVYDLTGQGSLRPSAVDPYALVSYTPVRGSGARELETDPLFARTVVDRPVRYEVYLPRPVDESLRSLYVNVVPTWPTFEDVPLVWE from the coding sequence GTGAGGCGGCGCAGGGCGGGGCTCGCGACGTCGGCGGTTCTCGTCGCCGCGCTCGTCGTCGGTGCCCCCGTGGCGGCCCCCGCGACCGCCGCCACGGACGACGGCACCGAGGGCTTCGTCCCCGGCGTCGACCCGCTGACCCTCGACGACCTCGGCGGGCCGCCCAGCCGCGAGGACCTCGACCGGGCGACGAAGCGTCTCGACCCCGGGACGGCGACGACGTTCGAGCTCGACGGCGCGGTCACGTCGTTCGAGTACGTCGAGGTCGTGGAGGACGAGGTCGTCGTCACCCTGGAGACGGACGTGCTGTTCGACGTCGACTCCGCGGAGCTGTCCGACGCGGCCGTCGCCCGGGTCCAGGAGATCGCGGCCGAGCTGCCCGACGGCGTGACCGCGAGCGTCCTCGGGCACACGGACTCCGTGGGCGAGGACGCGGACAACCTGGACCTCTCGCAGCGCCGCGCGCAGGCCGTGGCCGACGCGGCCGGCGTCGCCCGGCCCGACGTCACCTTCGACGTCCAGGGGCTCGGGGAGTCGCAGCTCAAGGTCGACGAGGCGGGCGACGACGTCGCCGACGACCGCGCGCAGAACCGCCGCGTCGAGCTCCGCTACTCCGGGACCACGCCCGGGGAGTCCGGCATCGAGATCGAGGAGCACGAGCTCGAGCCGGTGACCGCGCTCTACGAGCCGGGCGACGGCCCCCGCGCCGACCTGGTCGAGGACGCGGAGACGGTCGTGGAGACCACCGTCGTCGTGCCGAACGACGAGGGGCGCGTGGAGGAGGTGCGGGTCGCCGTCGAACCGATCGTCGTCCGCGGCTCCGTCATGCGGCTGCGCGTCCAGCTCACCCCGCTGGGGCCGGTCGACGGCGAGGCGGACCGGATCACCGTGTACGACCTCACGGGCCAGGGCTCGCTGCGGCCGTCCGCCGTCGACCCGTACGCGCTCGTCTCCTACACGCCGGTGCGCGGGAGCGGCGCACGCGAGCTCGAGACGGACCCGCTCTTCGCGCGCACCGTCGTCGACCGCCCCGTCCGGTACGAGGTGTACCTGCCGCGCCCGGTCGACGAGTCGCTGCGGTCGCTCTACGTGAACGTCGTGCCCACGTGGCCGACGTTCGAGGACGTCCCGCTCGTCTGGGAGTGA
- a CDS encoding ADP-ribosylglycohydrolase family protein codes for MTTTPPPPAHGTFDPLDHSLLDRASGVLLAQAAGDALGVPYEFAQPPGPGQRDAVAVMRGGGLGPYAPGEWSDDTQMSVCVARVTAARDVLSPVPDAFGATPLDEVAAAFEAWRTGGATDVGTQTAAVLRDAAARRGPAATRLRDAARALHAATGRTAGNGALMRTGVVGLVALTDRDETARAARAVAEVTHTDPLAAESCVLWSEAVRVAVTEERLDVRAGLDLLDADAAARWSAWITDAELPRPAADLRQNGFTVTALQAAWHAIATTSGAEGPSFAHRNHVVAALQKAVGLGGDTDTVAAIAGSLLGARYGARSVPDEWASAVHGWPGIGVRVLTALARRTAQGGLARAGGLALPDGGTAPAQWCPVCGTRQRENPRYPRHVCAWCSAAVTDEAGRPVSLSNVDLGGGYQAHYLDGSPATGAVRGGRVWIGGVEHRARDARFGGIVVEPLADAP; via the coding sequence GTGACGACGACGCCGCCCCCGCCCGCCCACGGCACCTTCGACCCGCTCGACCACTCCCTCCTCGACCGCGCGTCGGGCGTGCTGCTCGCCCAGGCGGCGGGCGACGCGCTGGGCGTGCCGTACGAGTTCGCGCAGCCGCCGGGCCCCGGGCAGCGCGACGCCGTCGCGGTCATGCGCGGCGGTGGCCTCGGACCGTACGCGCCGGGCGAGTGGAGCGACGACACCCAGATGTCGGTGTGCGTCGCCCGGGTCACCGCGGCCCGTGACGTGCTCTCCCCCGTTCCCGACGCGTTCGGCGCGACGCCGCTCGACGAGGTCGCCGCAGCCTTCGAGGCCTGGCGGACCGGAGGGGCGACCGACGTCGGGACGCAGACCGCCGCCGTGCTGCGCGACGCCGCCGCCCGCCGGGGACCCGCCGCGACGCGCCTGCGCGACGCTGCGCGCGCCCTGCACGCCGCGACCGGGCGGACGGCCGGGAACGGTGCGCTCATGCGCACGGGCGTCGTCGGGCTCGTCGCGCTCACCGACCGGGACGAGACCGCGCGGGCCGCGCGCGCCGTCGCGGAGGTCACGCACACCGACCCGCTCGCGGCGGAGTCGTGCGTGCTGTGGTCGGAGGCGGTGCGGGTCGCGGTGACCGAGGAGCGGCTCGACGTGCGCGCGGGCCTGGACCTGCTCGACGCCGACGCGGCGGCGCGCTGGTCGGCGTGGATCACGGACGCCGAGCTCCCCCGACCGGCGGCCGACCTGCGGCAGAACGGCTTCACCGTCACCGCGCTGCAGGCGGCGTGGCACGCGATCGCGACGACGTCCGGCGCCGAGGGACCGAGCTTCGCCCACCGCAACCACGTCGTGGCCGCGCTCCAGAAGGCGGTCGGTCTCGGCGGCGACACCGACACCGTCGCCGCGATCGCGGGCTCGCTGCTCGGCGCCCGCTACGGCGCGCGGTCCGTCCCCGACGAATGGGCGTCCGCCGTGCACGGCTGGCCCGGCATCGGGGTCCGCGTGCTCACGGCCCTCGCCCGCCGCACCGCGCAGGGCGGCCTCGCCCGCGCCGGGGGCCTCGCCCTGCCCGACGGCGGCACCGCCCCCGCGCAGTGGTGCCCCGTGTGCGGCACCCGGCAGCGCGAGAACCCCCGCTACCCCCGGCACGTGTGCGCCTGGTGCTCCGCCGCCGTCACCGACGAGGCAGGCCGGCCGGTGTCCCTGAGCAACGTGGACCTCGGCGGCGGGTACCAGGCGCACTACCTCGACGGGTCGCCCGCGACCGGCGCGGTACGGGGTGGGCGCGTCTGGATCGGTGGCGTCGAGCACCGGGCGCGTGACGCCCGGTTCGGCGGGATCGTCGTCGAACCGCTCGCCGACGCGCCCTGA
- a CDS encoding right-handed parallel beta-helix repeat-containing protein, producing MARTARDDEVATRSIPAPAPPSAPRAAAPRSHHPRAVFVGALVGVCAVLAGAPASAAANDAGSDVVVHVETANELRAALTSATPGQTIELADGTYVGNFKVTGRAGTASAPVMLRGSAAAVLRTSSGGGNVLHLTDADHWTVLGVTLQHAQKGIMVDSSDHVTIDGVTVHDLDMEGIHFRSSSSYGVVRGSTIHDTGQNRRGMGEGVYVGSANDYSDRSDHVQILDNTIGPRVRGENVDVKEGTTGGRIAGNTFVGDGLTGANYDDSWVDVKGNDYVVEDNVGTATTKSGFQTHQQSPGWGCGTVFRGNHADLNGAAGSGRYAIEVTVHDPVTCPVTVTDDNTVVGGDGLVNPGVPVVPADGTPTPGPTEEPTPDPTDPAEPQPTDTPDPEPEHPEECDDPTLTAWSATTVYVGGDRVLHGGSLWQARWWTRGETPSYTEWGVWQHHALC from the coding sequence ATGGCCCGCACCGCACGCGACGACGAGGTCGCCACCCGATCGATCCCCGCTCCGGCCCCGCCCTCGGCACCGCGCGCGGCCGCACCGCGGTCGCACCATCCCCGCGCGGTGTTCGTCGGAGCCCTCGTCGGGGTCTGCGCCGTGCTCGCCGGAGCGCCCGCGAGCGCCGCGGCGAACGACGCGGGGAGTGACGTCGTCGTGCACGTGGAGACGGCGAACGAGCTGCGCGCGGCCCTGACGTCCGCCACGCCGGGGCAGACGATCGAGCTCGCGGACGGGACGTACGTCGGCAACTTCAAGGTCACGGGCCGGGCGGGGACCGCGAGCGCCCCGGTCATGCTGCGCGGGAGCGCCGCGGCCGTGCTGCGGACGTCGAGCGGGGGTGGGAACGTCCTGCACCTCACCGACGCCGACCACTGGACCGTTCTGGGCGTCACTCTCCAGCACGCGCAGAAGGGCATCATGGTCGACTCGTCCGACCACGTGACGATCGACGGGGTCACCGTGCACGACCTCGACATGGAGGGCATCCACTTCCGGTCGTCGAGCTCGTACGGGGTCGTGCGCGGCTCGACGATCCACGACACGGGCCAGAACCGGCGCGGCATGGGCGAGGGCGTGTACGTCGGCTCGGCGAACGACTACTCCGACCGGTCGGACCACGTGCAGATCCTCGACAACACCATCGGGCCGCGGGTGCGCGGCGAGAACGTCGACGTCAAGGAGGGGACGACGGGCGGACGGATCGCGGGCAACACGTTCGTCGGAGACGGGCTCACGGGCGCGAACTACGACGACTCGTGGGTCGACGTGAAGGGGAACGACTACGTCGTCGAGGACAACGTGGGGACGGCGACGACGAAGTCGGGCTTCCAGACCCACCAGCAGTCGCCCGGGTGGGGCTGCGGGACGGTGTTCCGCGGCAACCACGCCGACCTCAACGGCGCGGCGGGCAGCGGTCGGTACGCGATCGAGGTCACCGTGCACGACCCCGTGACCTGCCCGGTCACCGTCACGGACGACAACACGGTCGTCGGCGGCGACGGCCTCGTGAACCCCGGCGTCCCCGTGGTGCCCGCCGACGGCACGCCGACGCCCGGTCCCACCGAGGAACCGACGCCGGACCCCACCGACCCGGCCGAGCCGCAGCCGACGGACACTCCGGACCCCGAGCCCGAGCACCCCGAGGAGTGCGACGACCCGACGCTCACCGCATGGTCCGCGACGACGGTCTACGTCGGTGGCGACCGCGTGCTGCACGGCGGGAGCCTGTGGCAGGCGCGCTGGTGGACCCGGGGCGAGACGCCGTCGTACACCGAGTGGGGCGTGTGGCAGCACCACGCGCTGTGCTGA
- a CDS encoding Hsp20/alpha crystallin family protein, with protein MISTYTVAPFRPLPTERVVRQLWTRPSGAPVARPGYAPAADVYREGDDLVARFDLPGVDPERDVTVELEGRRLVVRGERRDQRAVESPGADDAADGEQAEGEQTDAQPEAQAEAGAAVAEAAPAGRRIREVRFGEFRRTVTLPKTAEADAVRASYDAGVLTVTVAGVFAGRAPQRIEVTRAA; from the coding sequence ATGATCAGCACCTACACCGTGGCACCGTTCCGCCCGCTGCCCACCGAGCGCGTCGTGCGCCAGCTCTGGACGCGGCCCTCGGGTGCCCCCGTCGCCCGGCCCGGCTACGCGCCGGCCGCCGACGTCTACCGCGAGGGCGACGACCTCGTCGCCCGCTTCGACCTGCCGGGCGTCGACCCGGAGCGCGACGTGACCGTCGAGCTCGAGGGCCGTCGCCTCGTCGTCCGCGGCGAGCGACGCGACCAGCGCGCGGTCGAGTCCCCCGGGGCCGACGACGCCGCGGACGGCGAGCAGGCCGAGGGCGAGCAGACCGACGCGCAGCCCGAGGCTCAGGCCGAGGCGGGCGCCGCCGTCGCCGAGGCAGCCCCGGCCGGGCGGCGCATCCGTGAGGTGCGGTTCGGCGAGTTCCGCCGCACCGTCACCCTGCCGAAGACGGCGGAGGCCGACGCCGTCCGCGCGTCGTACGACGCGGGCGTGCTCACCGTGACCGTCGCCGGCGTGTTCGCCGGCCGCGCTCCCCAGCGCATCGAGGTCACGCGCGCGGCCTGA